One region of Rana temporaria chromosome 11, aRanTem1.1, whole genome shotgun sequence genomic DNA includes:
- the LOC120917471 gene encoding E3 SUMO-protein ligase ZBED1-like produces MAEVEQKEREIKNAPSFLKANIWEHFGFYEKSGKHELDKSYAVCKICHTKIKYLGNTTNLRNHVSRFHPEMLKPTTTTKEMNPDQPKIDAMLQSTLPPNSEKVKRITKAVAAFIAKDLRPYSVVENSGFRYLLKTIEPRYKIPSRSHFTENVIPALYHETKAKIIASMSQASRVAITCDSWTSVTTESYVTITAHYVSKDWQILSHVLQTRAIYESHTGAHLAELLSHVVEEWQLSDKSVVLVTDNASNMIVAAQVGKFPHVKCFAHTLNLASQRALKVATLSRLLGRVRRISTFFHRSTRASHCLKEKQKCLGLKNHKLITDVATRWNSAYDMVERFLEQQPAVCATLLSPEVRRGESDLCTLNETDVSNAEDAVSALKPMKDATMLMSEERNPTVSLIAPINAQLLQSMTDTMGDTPMIHEIKNSIRTDLQKRYSSEAEKKILHTASALDPRFKGLPFILTDEERLEIFKGVTEEAASLEITSDESERTQEDHQVPRRKRTLEEEDSSPIEDNHSPSPPSPPKKARSLLVSLLGQSFTDTEGTIEPKKTPYAKAEEEMENYCKAPPLPLTEDPLNWWREHEVIFPLLSRLSKQYLCIPGTSVSAERVFSTAGDVVTAKRSALKPDHVDQLVFLQKNLHVPKC; encoded by the exons ATGGCAGAAGTAGAACAAAAGGAACGAGAGATAAAAAATGCACCTAGCTTTTTAAAAGCAAACATCTGGGAACATTTTGGCTTTTATGAAAAAAGTGGCAAGCACGAATTGGACAAGTCATACGCTGTGTGTAAAATCTGTCACACAAAAATTAAATATCTAGGGAATACTACTAATCTGAGAAACCACGTCAGCCGTTTTCACCCAGAAATGCTAAAAcctaccaccaccaccaaggAAATGAACCCAGATCAGCCAAAAATTGATGCAATGTTACAGTCAACTTTGCCGCCCAACTCTGAAAAGGTAAAGAGAATAACAAAAGCTGTGGCAGCTTTCATAGCGAAGGACCTGCGCCCTTACTCTGTTGTGGAAAACAGTGGGTTTCGCTACCTTTTGAAGACGATAGAGCCGCGTTACAAGATCCCGTCACGAAGTCACTTTACAGAAAACGTCATACCTGCACTCTACCACGAAACCAAAGCTAAGATAATTGCATCAATGAGCCAAGCAAGTCGAGTCGCAATAACGTGTGATTCCTGGACTTCAGTCACGACAGAGTCTTATGTTACAATAACAGCACATTACGTTAGTAAGGACTGGCAGATTTTGTCGCATGTACTGCAAACGAGAGCCATTTATGAGTCTCACACGGGTGCTCATCTGGCAGAGCTACTTTCTCATGTTGTGGAAGAATGGCAGCTGTCCGATAAATCTGTAGTGCTTGTGACCGACAACGCGTCAAACATGATAGTTGCAGCTCAAGTTGGAAAATTCCCCCATGTGAAATGCTTCGCCCATACACTGAATCTTGCATCCCAGCGAGCGTTGAAAGTGGCCACTCTCTCTAGGCTTCTTGGCAGAGTACGTCGGATATCCACATTCTTTCACCGCAGCACTAGAGCAAGCCACTGTCTAAAAGAGAAACAGAAATGTCTTGGCTTGAAGAATCATAAGCTGATAACTGATGTGGCAACAAGATGGAACAGTGCATACGACATGGTCGAGAGGTTCTTGGAACAACAACCTGCAGTCTGTGCCACCTTGCTGTCTCCAGAAGTCAGAAGAGGAGAGTCCGATCTCTGCACTCTAAACGAAACAGATGTGTCAAATGCAGAGGACGCCGTGAGTGCATTAAAGCCAATGAAGGATGCAACCATGCTGATGTCAGAAGAGCGCAATCCAACAGTTTCTCTCATTGCCCCTATAAATGCACAACTTCTCCAGAGCATGACAGACACGATGGGAGACACACCCATGATCCATGAGATCAAGAATTCTATTAGAACAGATCTCCAGAAGAGGTACAGCAGTGAGGCCGAGAAGAAGATCCTTCATACAGCCTCTGCACTGGATCCTCGCTTTAAGGGACTGCCTTTCATCCTCACAGATGAAGAAAGATTGGAGATATTTAAAGGAGTCACTGAGGAAGCTGCATCCTTGGAG ATTACATCAGATGAGAGTGAGAGGACACAAGAGGATCATCAAGTGCCTAGAAGAAAACGAACTCTGGAAGAAGAGGACAGTTCACCCATCGAAGACAACCAttctccatctccaccatctcctccCAAAAAGGCCAGATCGCTGCTCGTGAGTTTGCTGGGACAGTCTTTCACTGACACTGAAGGTACAATAGAACCCAAAAAGACCCCCTATGCCAAGGCTGAAGAGGAAATGGAAAACTATTGTAAAGCCCCACCTCTGCCTCTCACTGAGGACCCTTTGAACTGGTGGCGTGAGCATGAGGTCATATTTCCCCTCCTTTCTCGGCTGTCAAAGCAATACTTGTGTATCCCAGGTACAAGCGTGTCTGCAGAGCgggttttctccactgcaggAGATGTGGTAACTGCAAAAAGAAGCGCCCTCAAACCAGACCATGTAGATCAATTGGTGTTCTTACAGAAAAATCTACATGTTCCCAAATGCTga